From Pandoraea vervacti, the proteins below share one genomic window:
- a CDS encoding GntR family transcriptional regulator, with the protein MNANVRDTSNLPPTVDAAQRSDGARDAAPAAQALPGAAVAGASPTFSPLYQQIKGLITQSLQAGEWKPGEIIPSEVDLASRYKVSQGTVRKAIDELAAENLLVRRQGRGTFVATHHEDRVQFRFLRLAPDSGEPHHPPSRLIECRRMRAPAEIARQLELRAGDGVILIRRMMDFSDRPTVLDEIWLPGSLFRGLTAEKLNEYKGPMYGLFEDEFGTRMIRAVEKVRAVAADDMTADLLKVPKGFPLLSVERVSFTYGDKPVEVRRGWYVTTEHHYQNELS; encoded by the coding sequence ATGAATGCGAACGTTCGCGACACATCCAACCTCCCGCCGACTGTCGACGCTGCACAGCGATCCGACGGTGCGCGCGACGCTGCACCGGCCGCTCAGGCCTTGCCGGGGGCGGCGGTTGCCGGAGCGTCGCCGACCTTCAGCCCGCTATATCAGCAGATCAAGGGGCTCATTACCCAGAGCCTGCAAGCCGGTGAGTGGAAGCCCGGCGAAATCATCCCCAGCGAAGTCGATCTGGCCTCCCGTTACAAGGTGAGCCAGGGCACGGTGCGCAAAGCCATCGACGAATTGGCCGCCGAGAACCTGCTGGTGCGTCGGCAGGGGCGCGGCACCTTCGTCGCGACCCATCACGAAGACCGGGTGCAATTCCGGTTTCTGCGTCTCGCGCCCGATTCGGGCGAGCCCCATCATCCGCCCAGTCGCCTGATCGAGTGCCGCCGTATGCGCGCACCGGCGGAAATCGCGCGCCAGCTCGAATTGCGTGCCGGCGACGGTGTGATCCTGATTCGCCGGATGATGGATTTTTCGGATCGCCCGACGGTGCTCGACGAAATCTGGCTGCCCGGCTCGCTGTTTCGCGGGCTGACCGCAGAAAAGCTCAATGAATACAAAGGGCCGATGTACGGCCTGTTCGAAGATGAATTCGGCACCCGCATGATTCGCGCCGTGGAGAAAGTCCGCGCTGTGGCGGCGGACGACATGACGGCGGACCTGCTCAAGGTGCCCAAGGGCTTTCCGTTGCTGAGTGTGGAGCGCGTGTCGTTCACCTACGGCGACAAACCGGTGGAAGTGCGCCGGGGCTGGTATGTCACCACGGAACATCATTATCAGAACGAACTGAGCTGA
- the sdhC gene encoding succinate dehydrogenase, cytochrome b556 subunit: MAEVVKKERPVYRNIGIGQIVSYRLPPAGIVSILHRISGVILFLLLPFALYLFEQSLTSELTFDTLRSVASNWFVKLVILALSWGFLQHFCAGVRHLRMDFNHDAVSKESGKNSAVVVLAVSLVLTLAVALKLFGAF, translated from the coding sequence ATGGCTGAAGTGGTAAAAAAAGAGCGGCCAGTCTACAGGAACATTGGTATCGGACAGATTGTCTCGTACCGTCTCCCGCCGGCTGGTATCGTTTCGATTCTGCACCGTATTAGCGGTGTCATCTTGTTCCTTCTGTTGCCGTTCGCGCTGTATCTGTTCGAACAGAGCCTCACGTCGGAACTGACCTTCGACACGCTTCGAAGCGTCGCCTCCAACTGGTTTGTCAAGCTCGTCATCCTGGCACTGTCGTGGGGTTTCCTGCAGCACTTCTGTGCTGGCGTGCGCCACCTGCGCATGGACTTCAATCACGACGCAGTGAGCAAGGAAAGCGGCAAGAACTCGGCTGTGGTCGTGCTCGCCGTGTCGCTCGTGCTGACGCTGGCCGTCGCCCTCAAGCTGTTCGGAGCGTTCTAA
- the sdhD gene encoding succinate dehydrogenase, hydrophobic membrane anchor protein yields MAQNNIGSKRLVVGAHYGLRDWIAQRMTAVIMAVYTVILLVWFFTAKDFSYEGWAGIFSHQWMKLATFVTLLALFYHAWVGVRDVWMDYVKPVGVRLALYALTIVWLLACAGYAAQILWRV; encoded by the coding sequence ATGGCACAGAACAATATCGGTTCCAAGCGCCTCGTCGTTGGCGCCCACTACGGTCTGCGCGACTGGATCGCCCAGCGCATGACGGCCGTCATCATGGCCGTGTACACCGTGATCCTGCTGGTGTGGTTCTTTACCGCCAAGGATTTCTCCTACGAAGGCTGGGCCGGCATCTTCTCGCATCAGTGGATGAAGTTGGCCACGTTCGTCACGCTGCTCGCGCTGTTCTATCACGCGTGGGTCGGTGTGCGCGACGTCTGGATGGACTACGTCAAGCCCGTCGGTGTGCGACTGGCGCTGTACGCGCTGACGATCGTCTGGCTGCTGGCTTGTGCCGGCTACGCCGCCCAGATTCTGTGGAGAGTGTAA
- the sdhA gene encoding succinate dehydrogenase flavoprotein subunit: protein MAAIKNSLPRRRFDVVIVGAGGSGMRASLQLAKAGLSVAVLSKVFPTRSHTVAAQGGIGASLGNMSEDNWHYHFYDTIKGSDWLGDQDAIEFMCRQAPNAVYELEHFGMPFDRNPDGTIYQRPFGGHTANYGEKPVQRACAAADRTGHALLHTLYQQNVAAKTHFFVEWMALDLIRNEEGDVLGVSALELETGEVYLLEGKCTLFATGGAGRVYAASTNAFINTGDGLGMAARAGIPLEDMEFWQFHPTGVAGAGVLITEGVRGEGGILRNSNGERFMERYAPTLKDLAPRDFVSRSMDQEIKEGRGCGPNGDYVLLDLSHIGAETIMKRLPSIREIALKFANVDAIKEPIPVVPTIHYQMGGIPTNYNGQVVLQKDGSSVPVNGFYAVGECSCVSVHGANRLGTNSLLDLVVFGRAAGNHIVDFVKNHGEHKPLPADAGENALARLGRLEGSSSGEYAQDIANDIRATMQKHAGVFRTSDLLKEGVDEIKQVAERVSHVHLKDKSKVFNTARMEALEVDNLIEVAKATMIAAEARKESRGAHAHSDYPERDDANWMRHSLFFSEGNRLEYKPVQMKPLTVDSVPPKARTF from the coding sequence ATGGCTGCAATTAAAAATTCGCTGCCGCGCCGCCGCTTTGACGTCGTCATCGTGGGCGCAGGTGGTTCGGGCATGCGCGCTTCGCTGCAACTGGCCAAGGCCGGTCTGTCGGTGGCAGTGCTGTCCAAGGTGTTCCCCACCCGTTCGCATACCGTGGCCGCTCAGGGCGGCATTGGCGCTTCGCTCGGCAACATGAGCGAAGACAACTGGCATTACCACTTCTACGACACCATCAAGGGCTCCGACTGGCTCGGCGACCAGGATGCGATCGAGTTCATGTGCCGTCAGGCGCCGAACGCCGTCTACGAACTGGAACACTTCGGCATGCCGTTCGACCGTAACCCGGACGGCACGATTTACCAGCGTCCGTTCGGCGGTCACACGGCCAACTACGGCGAGAAGCCGGTTCAGCGCGCCTGCGCGGCTGCCGACCGTACCGGTCACGCGCTGCTGCACACGCTGTACCAGCAAAACGTCGCTGCCAAGACCCACTTCTTCGTGGAGTGGATGGCGCTCGACCTGATCCGTAACGAAGAGGGCGATGTCCTCGGCGTGTCGGCGCTGGAGCTCGAGACCGGCGAAGTCTACCTGCTCGAAGGCAAGTGCACGTTGTTCGCAACCGGCGGTGCCGGCCGTGTGTACGCGGCATCGACCAACGCGTTCATCAACACCGGCGACGGTCTGGGCATGGCTGCGCGTGCAGGCATTCCGCTCGAAGACATGGAATTCTGGCAATTCCACCCGACCGGCGTGGCCGGTGCGGGCGTGCTGATTACCGAGGGTGTGCGCGGCGAAGGCGGGATTCTGCGTAACTCGAACGGCGAGCGCTTCATGGAGCGCTATGCCCCGACGCTGAAGGACCTGGCGCCGCGTGACTTCGTGTCGCGTTCGATGGACCAGGAAATCAAGGAAGGCCGTGGTTGCGGCCCGAACGGCGACTACGTGCTGCTCGACCTCTCGCACATCGGTGCCGAGACGATCATGAAGCGCCTGCCGTCGATTCGCGAAATCGCCTTGAAGTTCGCCAACGTCGACGCCATCAAGGAACCGATCCCCGTCGTGCCGACCATCCACTACCAGATGGGTGGTATTCCGACGAACTACAACGGTCAGGTTGTCTTGCAAAAGGACGGCTCGTCGGTGCCCGTCAACGGCTTCTACGCCGTGGGCGAGTGCTCGTGCGTGTCGGTGCACGGTGCGAACCGTCTGGGCACGAACTCGCTGCTCGACCTCGTGGTGTTCGGCCGCGCTGCCGGTAACCACATCGTCGACTTCGTCAAGAACCATGGCGAGCACAAGCCGCTGCCCGCCGACGCTGGCGAAAACGCGCTGGCGCGTCTGGGTCGTCTGGAAGGTTCGAGCTCGGGCGAGTATGCACAGGACATCGCGAACGACATTCGCGCGACGATGCAGAAGCACGCTGGCGTGTTCCGTACGTCCGACCTGCTCAAGGAAGGCGTGGACGAGATCAAGCAAGTGGCCGAGCGCGTGTCGCACGTCCACCTGAAGGACAAGTCGAAGGTGTTCAACACGGCGCGTATGGAAGCGCTGGAAGTTGACAACCTGATCGAAGTGGCGAAGGCCACCATGATTGCAGCGGAAGCCCGTAAGGAAAGCCGTGGTGCGCACGCACACAGCGACTATCCGGAGCGCGACGACGCCAACTGGATGCGCCACTCGCTGTTCTTCAGCGAAGGCAATCGTCTGGAATACAAGCCGGTGCAGATGAAGCCGCTGACCGTCGACTCCGTGCCGCCCAAGGCGCGTACGTTCTAA
- a CDS encoding succinate dehydrogenase iron-sulfur subunit gives MMKRIFEVYRYDPDKDAAPYMQTYEVELDGHERMLLDALVKLKKIDEGIAFRRSCREGVCGSDAMNINGKNGLACLTNMNDLPNKIVLKPLPGLPVIRDLIVDMTHFFNQYHSIKPYLINPEPAPEKERLQSPEQRDELDGLYECILCASCSTSCPSFWWNPDKFVGPAGLLQAYRFIADSRDTATNERLDNLEDPYRLFRCHTIMNCVDVCPKGLNPTKAIGKIKELMVRRAV, from the coding sequence ATCATGAAACGCATTTTCGAAGTCTACCGCTACGATCCGGACAAGGACGCTGCACCGTACATGCAGACCTACGAGGTCGAACTCGACGGTCACGAGCGCATGCTGCTCGACGCCCTGGTCAAGCTCAAGAAGATCGACGAAGGCATCGCTTTCCGCCGCTCGTGCCGCGAAGGCGTGTGCGGTTCGGACGCGATGAACATCAACGGCAAGAATGGTCTGGCCTGCCTGACCAACATGAACGATCTGCCGAACAAGATCGTGCTCAAGCCGCTGCCGGGCCTGCCCGTCATTCGCGACCTGATCGTCGACATGACGCACTTCTTCAACCAGTACCACTCGATCAAGCCGTACCTGATCAACCCCGAGCCGGCACCGGAGAAGGAGCGTCTGCAGTCGCCCGAGCAACGTGACGAGCTCGACGGTCTGTACGAGTGTATTCTTTGCGCATCGTGCTCGACGTCGTGCCCGAGCTTCTGGTGGAACCCGGACAAGTTCGTCGGCCCGGCTGGTCTGCTCCAGGCTTACCGCTTCATCGCGGATAGCCGTGACACGGCAACCAACGAGCGTCTGGACAACCTGGAAGACCCGTACCGTCTGTTCCGTTGCCACACGATCATGAACTGTGTGGATGTGTGCCCGAAGGGTCTGAACCCGACGAAGGCCATCGGCAAGATCAAGGAGCTGATGGTGCGTCGCGCCGTCTGA
- a CDS encoding succinate dehydrogenase assembly factor 2, producing the protein MPDTTHQSDPVKRARLRWRARRGLLENDLILERFFAKYEASLTDEDVGALTKLLDLSDNDLMDLLLARKEPEADLDGPDVQRLLVLLRAV; encoded by the coding sequence ATGCCGGATACCACTCACCAGTCCGATCCGGTAAAACGTGCCCGCCTGCGCTGGCGGGCACGCCGCGGTTTGCTGGAAAACGACCTCATTCTCGAACGATTCTTCGCCAAGTACGAAGCCTCGCTGACCGACGAGGATGTGGGCGCCCTCACGAAGCTGCTCGATTTGAGCGATAACGATTTGATGGATCTGCTGCTAGCGCGTAAAGAGCCCGAGGCGGATCTGGACGGGCCGGACGTGCAGCGCCTGCTGGTGCTTTTGCGTGCCGTGTAG
- the gltA gene encoding citrate synthase — protein MTPSDVKATLSFSDDSPSVELPIYQGTMGPDVIDIRKLYGQTGKFTYDPGFMSTASCNSAITYIDGDKGELLYRGYPIEQLATHCDFLETSYLLLKGELPNAQQKKEFVDTVTRHTMVHEQMNFFFRGFRRDAHPMAVLTGSVGALSAFYHDSLDINNPNHREVSAIRLIAKLPTLVAMAYKYSIGQPFVYPSNDLSYSANFMRMMFANPCEEYKVNDVLVRALDRILILHADHEQNASTSTVRLAGSSGANPFACIAAGIACLWGPAHGGANEAALNMLEQIGSPDKIPEFIKQVKDKNSGVKLMGFGHRVYKNYDPRAKLMRETCYEVLNELGLHDDPLFKLAMQLEKIALEDEYFVSRKLYPNVDFYSGIVQRALGIPTSMFTCIFALARTVGWIAQWNEMIGEPDQKIGRPRQLFIGHTPREVVSIDKR, from the coding sequence ATGACTCCGTCTGATGTTAAAGCCACCCTATCTTTCTCTGACGATTCGCCCAGCGTAGAGCTGCCGATTTATCAGGGCACGATGGGCCCGGATGTGATTGACATCCGCAAGCTGTACGGCCAGACCGGCAAATTCACGTATGACCCCGGCTTTATGTCGACGGCATCGTGCAATTCCGCCATCACCTACATCGATGGCGACAAGGGTGAGCTGCTGTACCGCGGCTACCCGATCGAGCAGCTGGCGACCCACTGCGACTTCCTCGAAACCTCTTACCTGCTGCTCAAGGGCGAACTGCCGAACGCGCAGCAGAAGAAGGAATTCGTCGACACGGTGACCCGTCACACGATGGTTCACGAGCAGATGAACTTCTTCTTCCGTGGCTTCCGTCGCGACGCGCACCCGATGGCTGTGCTGACCGGTTCGGTCGGCGCCCTGTCGGCGTTCTACCACGACTCGCTGGACATCAATAACCCGAATCACCGTGAAGTCTCGGCGATTCGTCTGATCGCCAAGCTGCCGACGCTTGTCGCCATGGCGTACAAGTACAGCATCGGTCAGCCGTTCGTGTACCCGAGCAACGACCTGTCGTACAGCGCGAACTTCATGCGCATGATGTTCGCCAACCCGTGCGAAGAGTACAAGGTCAACGACGTGCTGGTGCGCGCGCTGGACCGTATTCTGATTCTGCACGCCGATCACGAGCAGAACGCTTCGACGTCGACCGTGCGTCTGGCCGGCTCGTCGGGCGCCAACCCGTTCGCTTGTATCGCTGCCGGTATCGCCTGTCTGTGGGGCCCGGCGCACGGCGGTGCGAACGAAGCTGCCCTGAACATGCTCGAGCAGATCGGTTCGCCGGACAAGATCCCCGAATTCATCAAGCAGGTGAAGGACAAGAACTCGGGCGTGAAGCTCATGGGCTTCGGTCACCGCGTGTACAAGAACTACGACCCGCGTGCCAAGCTGATGCGCGAGACGTGCTACGAAGTGCTCAACGAACTGGGCCTGCACGACGATCCGCTGTTCAAGCTCGCCATGCAGCTCGAAAAGATCGCCCTGGAAGACGAATACTTCGTGTCGCGCAAGCTGTACCCGAACGTCGACTTCTACTCGGGTATCGTTCAGCGCGCACTGGGTATCCCGACGTCGATGTTTACCTGCATCTTCGCGCTGGCCCGTACCGTGGGTTGGATCGCGCAGTGGAACGAGATGATCGGCGAGCCGGATCAGAAGATCGGTCGTCCGCGTCAGCTGTTCATCGGCCACACGCCGCGCGAAGTGGTGTCGATCGACAAGCGCTAA
- the leuC gene encoding 3-isopropylmalate dehydratase large subunit — protein sequence MAKTLYDKLWDAHVVHTEDDGTTVLYIDRHLLHEVTSPQAFEGLKLAQRPVWRLSANLAVSDHNVPTTDRTQGIADPVSRLQVDTLDENCDSFGITQFKMNDVRQGIVHVIGPEQGATLPGMTVVCGDSHTSTHGAFGALAFGIGTSEVEHTLATQTLLMKKSKNMLVKVEGTLPRGCSAKDIVLAVIGKIGTAGGTGYTIEFAGSAIRSLTMEGRMTVCNMAIEAGARAGLVAVDDTTINYVKGRPFAPSGVEFQQAEAYWRTFHTDPGATFDHVVEIDANTLRPQVSWGTSPEMVVSIEDRVPDPEKEKDPVKRSAMERALEYMALTPDTPMASINVDKVFIGSCTNSRIEDIRAAAYVVKKLGRRVASNVRLAMVVPGSGLVKQQAEQEGLDQVFKAAGFEWREPGCSMCLAMNADRLESGERCASTSNRNFEGRQGAGGRTHLVSPAMAAAAAIEGHFVDVRRLV from the coding sequence ATGGCCAAGACGCTGTATGACAAGTTGTGGGATGCACACGTCGTGCATACCGAGGACGATGGCACGACCGTGCTTTACATCGACCGTCATCTGTTGCACGAGGTGACCAGTCCGCAGGCGTTTGAGGGCCTAAAACTCGCGCAGCGTCCGGTCTGGCGACTCTCTGCCAACCTTGCCGTGTCGGACCACAACGTGCCGACCACGGACCGCACGCAAGGCATTGCCGATCCGGTGTCGCGTCTGCAAGTCGATACGCTCGACGAGAACTGCGACAGCTTCGGCATTACGCAATTCAAGATGAACGACGTCCGTCAGGGCATCGTGCACGTGATCGGGCCTGAGCAGGGCGCCACGCTGCCGGGTATGACGGTGGTTTGCGGTGACTCGCACACGTCCACGCACGGAGCTTTCGGCGCGTTGGCGTTCGGCATTGGCACCTCGGAAGTCGAGCACACGCTCGCCACGCAGACCTTGCTCATGAAGAAGAGCAAGAACATGCTCGTGAAGGTCGAAGGCACGTTGCCGCGCGGTTGCTCCGCGAAGGACATCGTGCTGGCCGTCATTGGCAAGATCGGTACGGCGGGCGGTACGGGTTACACGATCGAGTTCGCCGGCTCGGCGATCCGCTCGCTGACGATGGAAGGTCGCATGACGGTGTGCAACATGGCGATCGAAGCGGGCGCACGCGCCGGTCTCGTCGCGGTGGATGACACCACGATCAACTACGTGAAGGGGCGCCCGTTCGCGCCGAGCGGTGTGGAGTTCCAGCAGGCTGAAGCCTATTGGCGCACGTTCCATACCGACCCCGGTGCGACGTTCGATCACGTGGTCGAAATCGACGCCAACACGTTGCGCCCGCAAGTGAGCTGGGGCACGTCGCCGGAAATGGTGGTCAGCATCGAAGACCGCGTGCCGGATCCCGAGAAGGAAAAGGACCCGGTCAAGCGCAGCGCCATGGAGCGCGCGCTCGAATACATGGCGCTCACGCCGGATACGCCGATGGCGAGCATCAACGTCGACAAGGTGTTCATCGGGTCGTGCACGAACTCACGTATCGAAGACATCCGTGCTGCGGCGTACGTCGTGAAGAAGCTTGGCCGACGCGTCGCGTCGAACGTGCGTCTGGCGATGGTGGTGCCGGGCTCGGGGCTCGTGAAGCAGCAGGCGGAGCAGGAAGGTCTGGATCAGGTCTTCAAGGCGGCGGGCTTTGAATGGCGCGAGCCGGGTTGCTCGATGTGTCTGGCGATGAACGCTGACCGTCTGGAGTCGGGCGAGCGTTGCGCGTCGACCTCGAACCGTAACTTCGAAGGCCGTCAGGGCGCGGGTGGGCGTACTCATCTGGTGAGCCCGGCGATGGCGGCTGCGGCGGCCATCGAAGGTCATTTCGTGGACGTGCGCCGTCTCGTCTGA
- a CDS encoding entericidin A/B family lipoprotein, whose translation MKKLWMLIGAVLLLGVAGCNTMAGLGRDTQAAGSALENAAKK comes from the coding sequence ATGAAGAAACTGTGGATGCTAATCGGTGCGGTGCTGCTGTTGGGCGTGGCAGGTTGCAACACGATGGCCGGCCTCGGCAGGGATACCCAAGCCGCAGGCTCGGCGCTCGAGAACGCCGCGAAGAAGTGA
- the leuD gene encoding 3-isopropylmalate dehydratase small subunit: protein MEKFTVHTGLVAPLDRENVDTDAIIPKQFLKSIKRTGFGPNLFDEWRYLDVGQPGQDCSTRPLNPNFVLNQPRYQGATVLLARKNFGCGSSREHAPWALQQYGFRAVIAPSFADIFFNNCYKNGLLPIALSEMQVDHLFNETAAFNGYQLTIDLDKQAVITADGRAYEFDIAPFRKYCLLNGFDDIGLTLRHADKIRAYEAERLAKQPWLATRLPG from the coding sequence ATGGAAAAATTTACCGTCCATACGGGGTTGGTGGCGCCGCTGGATCGCGAAAACGTCGATACCGACGCGATCATCCCCAAGCAATTCCTGAAGTCGATCAAGCGCACGGGCTTTGGCCCCAACCTGTTCGACGAATGGCGTTATCTCGACGTGGGGCAGCCGGGCCAGGATTGCAGCACGCGTCCGCTCAACCCGAACTTCGTGCTGAATCAGCCGCGGTATCAGGGCGCGACGGTGTTGCTCGCACGCAAGAATTTCGGCTGTGGCAGCTCGCGTGAGCACGCACCCTGGGCGCTTCAGCAGTATGGCTTTCGTGCCGTCATTGCGCCGAGCTTCGCCGACATCTTCTTCAACAACTGCTACAAGAACGGACTGCTGCCGATCGCGCTCTCCGAGATGCAGGTGGATCATCTGTTCAACGAGACGGCCGCATTCAATGGCTACCAGCTGACCATCGATCTGGACAAGCAGGCGGTGATCACGGCGGACGGCCGCGCTTACGAATTCGACATCGCACCGTTTCGCAAGTACTGCCTGTTGAACGGCTTCGACGACATCGGCCTCACGCTGCGTCACGCCGACAAAATTCGCGCCTACGAGGCCGAGCGGCTCGCCAAGCAGCCGTGGCTCGCAACGCGTTTGCCGGGCTGA
- the leuB gene encoding 3-isopropylmalate dehydrogenase: MKIAVLPGDGIGPEIVTEAVNVLNALGETFELEEAPVGGAGYEASGHPLPEATLKLAKEADAILFGAVGDWKYDSLERALRPEQAILGLRKHLQLFANFRPAILYKELADASSLKPEIVAGLDILIIRELNGDIYFGQPKGFRQSPDGAFEGAREGFDTMRYSVPEVERIAHVAFQAAAKRDKRLCSVDKANVLETSQLWRDTMIEVAKQYPEVELSHMYVDNAAMQLVKAPKNFDVVVTGNMFGDILSDEAAMLTGSIGMLPSASLDANNKGLYEPSHGSAPDIAGKGVANPLATILSAAMMLRYTLGRAEQADRIENAVKKVLAQGLRTPDIWQEGATKVGTREMGAAVVAAL, encoded by the coding sequence ATGAAAATCGCTGTGTTGCCGGGTGACGGCATTGGTCCCGAAATCGTGACGGAAGCCGTTAACGTGCTCAATGCACTTGGCGAGACGTTCGAGCTGGAAGAGGCGCCCGTCGGCGGTGCAGGTTACGAGGCCTCGGGCCATCCGCTGCCGGAAGCCACGCTGAAGCTGGCCAAGGAAGCCGATGCGATCCTGTTCGGCGCCGTGGGCGACTGGAAGTACGATTCGCTCGAGCGGGCATTGCGTCCCGAGCAAGCCATCCTGGGGCTGCGCAAACATTTGCAGCTGTTTGCCAACTTCCGTCCCGCCATCCTCTACAAGGAACTGGCGGATGCGTCGAGCCTCAAGCCGGAGATCGTGGCAGGGCTTGATATCCTCATCATTCGCGAGCTCAATGGCGACATTTATTTCGGTCAGCCGAAGGGCTTCCGTCAGTCGCCGGACGGCGCTTTCGAAGGGGCGCGCGAAGGTTTTGATACCATGCGCTATAGCGTGCCCGAAGTGGAGCGTATCGCGCATGTGGCATTCCAGGCGGCAGCCAAGCGCGACAAGCGTCTTTGCTCGGTCGACAAGGCCAATGTGCTGGAGACTTCGCAACTGTGGCGCGACACGATGATCGAGGTCGCCAAGCAGTATCCGGAAGTCGAACTGTCGCATATGTACGTCGACAACGCCGCGATGCAACTGGTCAAGGCGCCGAAGAACTTCGACGTGGTGGTGACGGGTAACATGTTCGGCGATATCCTGTCGGACGAGGCCGCCATGCTCACGGGGTCGATCGGCATGCTGCCGTCGGCATCGCTGGATGCCAATAACAAGGGGTTGTACGAACCGTCGCACGGTTCGGCCCCCGATATCGCCGGTAAGGGCGTGGCCAATCCGTTGGCGACGATCCTGTCGGCTGCCATGATGCTGCGTTACACGCTGGGTCGTGCCGAACAGGCCGACCGTATCGAGAACGCAGTGAAGAAGGTGCTGGCGCAGGGTCTGCGCACGCCTGACATCTGGCAGGAAGGCGCGACCAAGGTCGGTACGCGCGAAATGGGTGCGGCAGTGGTGGCCGCACTATAA
- the asd gene encoding aspartate-semialdehyde dehydrogenase yields MKTVGLVGWRGMVGSVLMQRMQQENDFALIEPVFFSTSNAGGKAPSMAKNETSLKDANDVNELKKCDIIITCQGGDYTTEIFPKLRAAGWNGYWVDAASTLRMKDDAIIVLDPVNLDVIKNALTKGTKNFVGGNCTVSCMLMGLGGLFQHGLVDWLTSMTYQAASGGGAQHMRELLTQFGTINAEVKALLDDPHSAILEIDRKVLAKQHALTADETKQFGVPLGGNLIPWIDKDLGNGQSKEEWKGGAETNKILGLGDGFPGTRAIPVDGLCVRIGAMRCHSQALTIKLTKDVPLDELTDIIGQANDWVKVVPNTREASMTDLTPAAVTGTMTIPVGRLRKMSMGPEYLSAFTVGDQLLWGAAEPLRRMLRILLDA; encoded by the coding sequence ATGAAAACCGTAGGTCTGGTAGGTTGGCGGGGCATGGTCGGTTCGGTTCTGATGCAGCGTATGCAGCAGGAGAACGACTTTGCTTTGATCGAGCCGGTGTTTTTCAGCACCAGCAACGCGGGCGGCAAAGCCCCGTCGATGGCGAAGAACGAAACTTCGCTGAAAGACGCCAATGATGTCAACGAGCTGAAAAAATGCGACATCATCATTACCTGCCAGGGCGGTGACTACACAACGGAAATCTTCCCGAAGCTTCGCGCTGCGGGTTGGAACGGTTACTGGGTCGACGCGGCTTCGACGCTGCGCATGAAGGATGACGCGATCATCGTTCTGGACCCGGTCAACCTCGACGTGATCAAGAACGCCCTCACCAAGGGCACGAAGAACTTCGTCGGCGGCAACTGCACGGTCAGTTGCATGCTGATGGGCCTGGGCGGCCTGTTCCAGCACGGTCTGGTCGACTGGCTCACGTCGATGACCTATCAGGCGGCCTCGGGCGGCGGTGCGCAGCACATGCGTGAACTGCTCACGCAGTTCGGCACGATCAACGCCGAAGTCAAGGCGCTGCTGGACGATCCGCATTCGGCCATTCTCGAGATCGACCGCAAGGTGCTCGCCAAACAGCACGCGCTCACGGCTGACGAAACGAAGCAGTTCGGCGTGCCGCTGGGCGGCAACCTGATCCCCTGGATCGACAAGGATCTGGGCAACGGCCAGTCGAAGGAAGAGTGGAAGGGCGGCGCCGAGACCAACAAGATTCTGGGCCTGGGCGACGGTTTCCCGGGCACGCGCGCCATTCCGGTCGACGGTCTGTGCGTGCGTATCGGTGCGATGCGTTGCCATAGCCAGGCGCTGACCATCAAGCTTACGAAAGATGTGCCGTTAGACGAACTGACCGACATCATCGGCCAGGCGAACGACTGGGTGAAGGTGGTGCCGAACACGCGCGAAGCGTCGATGACCGATTTGACGCCTGCGGCCGTGACCGGCACGATGACGATCCCGGTGGGTCGCTTGCGCAAGATGTCGATGGGTCCGGAGTACCTGTCGGCATTCACGGTGGGCGATCAACTGTTGTGGGGCGCGGCCGAACCGCTGCGTCGCATGCTGCGGATCCTGCTCGACGCTTGA